CTCCCTGCCGCTGCCGCCGATGGTAAACATCTCGGCTACCGCATACCTGTCAGGGGGTCCGTGCCCGCCCTGGGACTGGGTGAGGAGGCCGAGGTGCTGGTACATGGAGGTCCTCTTGGTGCCGTCGAGGTCCGGGAGGCGGTAGAGCTCGCCGCTGAGCGGGTTGAGGACGAAGCGCGTGACCTCCGGGTTGATGTCCATGCCGGTGAAGAAGGACAGGTCGCGGATCGCGCAGAGCATCGACTCGCCGGTGGCGGGGACGTCGAACTGGAAGCGGGACTCCCAGAAGCGCACGAGGAGGAGGCCGTGGCTGCTGGCGGCGGCGACGTGGCCCGGGACGGAGCCGTACACGCCGGTGGCGGGGTCGGGGAGGGGCTGCGGGTGGATGAAGTGGGCGGGGACGGTGAGGCCGGTGACGAACGGGGGCGCGTCGAGGTGCAGGGTCGCGCCCGGCGCCGGCGCCCCCGACTTGTCGACGTCGGTGAGCTGGATGAGGGCCCACGGGGGGCGCGAGGGGGCCCGGGACGAGGAGAGGGAGCGGCGGAGCCCgcccgcggcggcgccggagaGGCGGCGGAGCATTCTGCGTGTGGCTTTTGGTTGCGGTGCGGGAGGACTGCTGTGGACTGGTTCCAGCGAGGGGAATGCCCTGTGGCGTGTGGGCTGGTGGTGTTCTCCTGTCCTACTTTTGAGTTTTGACCCGGCTGTCTGCTCCAATTCGCCACCCCCTCTGCTTCTGCGGCAGCTTGGGTCAGAAACGCCCATTCTTTTGATTTATCAAAACTCTATTCACACTCATCTGGAGATTGAGATTTGTTTAATCATTCATCTTATTGTGGATCTTTATAGTATTATCGATATGATTTTCATGAATTTATTCTCTATGATGATTAGTTATTCCCTTCCTATGTGTGAGCAATTTCCCCAGGCATGGGAGATGCATGTAGGTGAATCCGTGATGGTAAGATTCATTTGTGCCTATCTTGTATGTTGTCATTCGTATTTGTAGTCTTATTACTTGTCTAGTAAGTTGTTATACTATGGTGAACGATATGTGTGCCTCCGGGGAGTCCCCGTCCACACCGCCCTCAGCCATCCCCTTCCATCGCCTCCCACTACCGCCACCGTCGCTGAGGACGCCGCGGGGCGAAGCCCCTGtggtgaggaggcggcggcgcagtcctCGGCCGGCGGTAACGCGTGGGGGCAGCGGCgtccatctccctcctcctccaacggcAGTGCGCATCAGGTTGGCGGTGGCCAGGAGATCTCCGGCGGCCGTGGGCGGATGAGATTTTGGCTGCGATGAGATCTGATCTGCGCCCGAGGGGTTTAGATCGAGATCCACTGCGGCCGCGCCTCGTCTCAACAACGGCAAGAGGAGATCTCCCTTGGGTTATCTTCGCGGCACGAGGACGTCCGAGTCTCTTGACCCGAGCATGGTGGTGGTGGCTGCCTTCTCCACCGAAGGCGGTTGGCCAGGCTCGTAGTGACGGATCTTGGATCTTACTATTAGCACCGGTGGCGAGTTGGGGAGACATAGTCGCCGGTGAAAATCGAGCCGACTCCGGTCATGGCAGGCGATGGTGGCGTCtatgtcgttaccttgatgaaggcatcgtcaagCAACTATCGTCAACCTGCTCGTGCCGCTCCGCGAGAAATCCTAAGATCaccggatcggacgatggcggcgatGCGGTGTCGTGTTCCTTCTTGGGGGCATCGTTTGTGGAGCGGCGCCAGATGGAAGAGGCGTGAGGTGGTGTGGCGTGCCTTCTCTTGCGTCGACGACGGCGGGTCTCGACGGCATCGAGCAGCGGGGTctcgccggtgggcgtgtgatgatggacgagcgcagaATGGTGGCTTGTCTGACGTCGTGGTAgcgtcgacggcagctagaccAGGCAAGGTAGATGTAgcagtacaacactgaagatggattggtggcaggtggctgcggcggcctcatacccgacaggtgtcctggttgaggagtgcaccGGACTGGTGGATGCCCCATACCCGGTAGGCGTCCTGGTTCGGACCTcacgtcttagatgttaggtttggctgtgaggtctatttggtattaggcccagactatcagcatccctttatcaattggataggagtagcgacagatgttgcctagacagtggctttagtcttactggtgtatgactttgtaaggtcttatgtgaataattaataaagtggctgcatgcatcatccagatgtagaggccgggggtcctcctccatttctaaaaaaatGTGTGTTGTCCAATTTAAGGGCCCAGATAACATGATCTAAAGACCTAAACAGGTAACACATATTGTTCAGAGAGTTTACGCCCTCCAATGTGACATGTGTAGACATTTATGAGGATCAAAGACAATATGAGATGATGGTTATCTACCGAACGTAATGCATGGTTTCAGTTTAACTACCTTAATTATAAAAACGACCAAGCAGAACCATAGTGTGGAATACAACCACACGAGGAAGAGTTTCATAACTCTAAGGTGATCCGCCTGCAGAACAACCAAATAAAATATTAAACTCACGATGCAAGGTAACTGGGATTACCATTGAAGTGGCACACTTGAGGTATACCATGATCTAAAATCTCTCTGCACCTAATTTCTCAACTGCGGGAAAACACTTTTATTTCCAGTCTTTACTTTATGCTCTTTGCTTCCAAGTCGTTATTATTCTCGCTGCAACCATCTCATCATATTCACTACTCTGGTTTATTTGACTCTTGGAACACTAATAGCCTCTACAGAATCACAAGGAGTTACTTTACATAAGATCTATGACAACTTGTGTGTGACAGAAACGTTGCTCATAAGTTCTCTCCTCCGCTCTTAGTTGGGACAATAACTATTTTAGGATACTTACATGGAAGTCTACACCACCATGTGTGGCTTACAGGTCATCAATTATTTTTCTTGCACTGTTGCTGGGCAGTGAAGCGCAGAGTATTTGTTTCATAACTGTTCTAAGGTGTTGTTATTGTAGATACTTCCTATTACTGACATGGGTTCTACTCCTTCTAGGAAGACTTATTTGCCAGATTATATTCAACATTTTCCACTAGAGCTTCAGGATCCATTattaaaaaaataccaaaatatcaAACTACGAAGCttaatacttttatttgcataaatGATGATTcctcagaaagaaagaaaaatttgTGAGGGGATACTGTGCTCTATATATGGGTTCAAGATCTTCCATAGTCTATCCTACGAATTATGCCATTAAGTATTCGATTGACCGTGATCTTATTCAGGAAGTCGGAAAGCATGCCTTTTCAGGGACTAAGGAAGAATACCCTCAAGCACATCTTATGTTCCTTGATGCTTTATGTGTGACTTTTAAAATCAAAGATGTGTCGAGAGAATTTGTTTTATTGAAACTCTTCAACCCGTCTTTGAAAAGGTAGAAGAATGGTATAACAGATTACAATATTGCAGCACAACCAGCTGGAAAATGTATGGAGAAGTTTATGGCTAAATTTTTCCCCTTGCTCTAAAATAGCAAAACTCCGAAGTGAGCTCACTTCTTTTGTCAAGTAAATCAGAGATAACCTATATGCAGCTTGGGGAGATATTCTAAACTCTTGAATCTTTGCCCTAATCATGATTTTTGCAGAACATGTTACACTTCATATATTCTATCATGTGATTAACGATGAAACTAAATCTATCCTTGATTTAAGTGCAGCTCGATGCTTTATGTCCCTTACTCTTGAAGAAGGAAAAGAATTGATAGAAAAAATTATGACTGCCAGGGAGAAATGGAATATTGAGAAACTAGTTAAATACACGGGAAAAAAGTATCATGCCGAAGACATGGAGGAATTTAAGAAGGTGAATGAAAAGGTAAAGCTGTTGAACAAGTTATTCATGGAAACATGGATCTATTTAGTATCTACCAGCATAAAGACGAGCTCGGGGAGACAATAATGAATAGGTTTAAGCACCATCAAGCTGGGTTCAATCGAGACCTGAAATGATGCATTTACCACAATGAAATATTTGACAGCCATGTTGTTAGCTCTTTTCAGTTATACCAATAATAGTGTCACCCGACAGGACAGGTACACATGCTTAGTCAAAGAAGAAAGAAGGATATTACTCCTATAAAGCTTGATGGTGTAGGCAATCTATAGTTGTGGTAGTATTAGTAATCTTTGGTGTAGGCATCGACGATCAGAGAAGGgttgtcgtcgtcatcgtcgctggTGGTGCCTCTGCTGTCGGACGAGCAGATCCTGGCAAGACGTCAGGCTGGCGCCTTTTGCCGGCGCGGTGGCCTTCTCCTTCGCGAGCCACTTGGACTCCTCGTTGCCGAGCCAAAGTGGCTTGGTATTCTTGTAGCGGCGGCTGTAGGCATCCATCTCCGTCGAGGTCAATGGCCGGCGCAAGACGTCACAGAGGAGGTCGCCCTCCTGCTCGGCGGACGCGGACTGCGGCCAAAGCGGCTACAACCCGCCTTCACCGACATACACGCCAGCTGTTGCCTCGAGTGGTGTGTGGCATGTGCCTCCGATTTGGGTGTCCGCCTCTGCGGTGCgggcaagagcaccccatcaccgaCAGGGAGAAAAGGTCCTGAGTAGGGCGGGCGAGCGCAGAGGGCGATGGACCTAGACAAGCGCGGAGGACGACGGGCTGCCGTGGTCAGGCACGGAGGCTTGCCGAGCGACCGGGGATGGCGAGGAGCTCGAACTTCCGCCCATGTCCATCCatggagagaattccttatttggccctttcttaaaatttGATTCCCTTTTTGGCCTCAAAAAAGTTTTTCTTCCCATTTTAACACCCAAACTTTATTTTGTTCTCTACATGACATTTTCGTCAGGTTTAGCCACTAACACCGTTATGTGCCACATGAAAAGTCTTTCTTACCCCTGGTGTTTGCAGGCTGAGAAGGCACAAGTGAATATGACCGAAGCGACGGAGCAACACTGCTTATAGGTTGGACGGTGACGGAGGAGTTGCTGCGGTGAGCGCCCTATGCGCGATAGGGGAGAGCCACGGCCATACAGTGGACTCGGCCTCGATACGCATCAGGTTGACTTGACACTTGAGCGAGCGTCGATACGTATACGGACCCTCCCGTGGCGGTTCAGGTCAATAGGCAACGGCGGTACGCAGCCACCTCGCACGACAGCTACGACCAGCATGTACACGCCCGGCAGTCTCGGCAGACTAGGCGAGCTGCACACAGCGGCCATTGATGGACGCGACGGTGGCACGTTGCCGGCTGCACAGCCAACAGCACAACACAGCCGGTGTGGCCGTGTGGGCACGCGCGACGGTCAGCACTCAGCAGTGTCAAACAGCTACAGCCATGTGCTTGAGTGGGTGGCCTAGGCATCGACGGTGCAGCTAGCATGTATGGGCTGGGCATCGTGGCAAGGCAAGATGATGCCGTGCCATAGCGCGCCTATAACAGTTGCGTGGTGGTGAGCACGTAGCCGTGTGTGTGCTCCTGAGTCCTGAATGCATGTGCTGAAGATgtggtattttattttatttagactTTCATTTTAGAGTTGATTGGCTTCGGTCTATTCGTGAACAATAATGATTTGTAGTAGTATAGAAGTTTGTTCTTCAGTTGTTGTGtgcaaaatcaaaaaaattggtcACATAGTGTACCGGGGGTAAGACTCTCTTTTCATGTTACACTTAACACCGTTAATACCTAAAATTGACAAAAATGTCACATAAGGAACAATTTTACTTTAAGGATCATATAGGGAAGAAAAATATTCTTAGAGCCAAATAGGGAAGCATATTTTAAGAAAGGGTCAAATAAAAAATTCTCTCCCTTCTATGACCGACAAAGGACAATATGGAGAGCAACCTCCTCACCGTTCGGGGTGGTGCTCGATTCCTCCGCCAACAGCGTGCCCCAATTGATGGGTTCTGCCTCATTGCTGGAGTCAGCCATGGTGCCGTGGGGAGGGGAATGGACGAGGACAGGAACATACGGAGTGGAGTGAGCACAAAACGGAGCGGACAAGAGTGAGCTAATATTTAGGTCCAAATAGGGGTTTATGTGGAGATGGATGAACCAGCGTGAGCCGATCCAACATAACACGCGACGTGATCGATCCGTCTCATTTCAGTCTGGACTGAGCTTGAAGGATGCCACACACACACCAAGATATTTGAGCTGTATATGAGtgattgtttttttttttgcgggtggtaTATGAGTGGTTGTTGAATGTCAATTTCTTTACCTGCGGTGATCGAGCTGTCCCGACGAACATTTCGTAGCGGGTTGGAGGAGCCCAGTTGGTTGTACATGCTCTCTTTTGAAATTTTGGGAGTTTGAACTCATCTTCTCTTGTCGTCTTCTCTGCGAGACGATTGGAACGATTCTGCCTTTTGGCTAAAGCTGTCAGAGCCGCGTGGACCGAGTCCATGTGCACCAACCAAACCACGCCACCGCAGGCCGCTCGCTCGCTCACGGGCAAAGCAGAATCGCAAAACCCTCTCCCCTCTCCTTTGCCCCTCTCCTCCTCCGCCCACCACAAGCGAAATGCTCCgacgcctcgccggcgccgccgcggcgcccctccgccgatccctctgcacggccgcggcggcctcctcgccCCCTCTTCGCCCTCCATGGGCCATGCTCTACGCCAAGCCGGCGCTGGACGCGTCGGGGGCGCCGTCGCGCGCGTCCCTCGACCTCCACGAGGACCTGTGGGCCCAGCTCTCCGTCCCCGCCCGCCTCGTCGTCCCCGACGCCGGCGACGCCGCGGACTTCTTCGCCGGCGCCGTCCGCGCCGCGACccccgacggcctcctcctcctcgacttcTCCGACACCCGCTGCCGCGCCCCGGTCGACCGCACCTTCCGCCCCAGCTGGCTGGCCGAGTTCGACGCCGCCGCCGAGTACGCCGGCGAGCCGGACGTCGCGCGCTTCGTCTGCAACCCTCTCAGCGGCCAGCTGCTCCGCCTCCCTGCCCCGGGCGCGGAGTTCGCGAGGTCGTCCACCGCAGGCTGCTCCACGGGCTTCGGCCTGCTCACCCAGTCCGAGGGCTCCCGCGGCCCGCCCGACAGGTACGTGGTCGCCCAGCTCAGCCGCAGCCGCCGCGGGGGAGCGGACCACCCCGTCGTGCGCCGGTTCCTGTCGGAAACAGGGGAGTGGGACGAGCGGCGGTTGGCCGGCCCGTCCGTGCCGGCTAGCCGGGACATGCGCATAGACCCGAACCTCGAGGTGGTGGCATTCGGCGACAGGCTGTGGTGGCTCGACCCGACCTGGGCCGTCTGCTCCGTCGACCCTTTCAGCGACCAGCCGGAGCACCGCTTAGTCGAGCTGCCCCCGGCCAGCGTGCTGCCTGACCTGATTGACCTGGCGGGGACACCGGTGCTGGGCAGGTACCGCCGTCTCGGGGTGAGCGAGGGGAAGCTGCGCTACGTGGAGGTGTCTAACAGCAGGAAGCCATTCGTGTGCAGCTCCTTCTCGCTCGATGAGAAGGGCTGCTGCTGGACGCTGGAGCACAAGGTAGCATTCAATCCTGTTCTCCCTGAAAGGTGCAAGGTTCTGGAAGACCACATACCGTGCATTGCCGCCATCGATCCATTCCGGGCGAACTTTCTGTACCTCATCTATGGTCACTTTCTTATTGTTGTGGACATGGCTAAGGGGAAAAGCTTAGGGGGGCAGCATCTTCCAGAAAGAGCCGGCGATCAAACCCTGTGCCCCTCTGGTTTTCTTGTGCCCTGCATGCTCCCAACATGGCTAGAGTCGAGCTACATCCCCTGTGCAGGTACATCTATGCTCCATTAACATGCTTGTTTGATCATTGTCAGATTGTATAGATCTTTGTTTGATCATTGACAAAGTGCTCATGTTTACTCTGCTATAATTCAGATTGTATAGATCTTTGTTTAACATTGCTTTGAAATCTCTTGTGCATACTGCATAGCATCATGTTTTGTGGATACAAACCAAGTGCATTTGTATTTGAAAGTTCTGAAACTAGTGTT
The sequence above is a segment of the Triticum dicoccoides isolate Atlit2015 ecotype Zavitan chromosome 1A, WEW_v2.0, whole genome shotgun sequence genome. Coding sequences within it:
- the LOC119354104 gene encoding uncharacterized protein LOC119354104 codes for the protein MLYAKPALDASGAPSRASLDLHEDLWAQLSVPARLVVPDAGDAADFFAGAVRAATPDGLLLLDFSDTRCRAPVDRTFRPSWLAEFDAAAEYAGEPDVARFVCNPLSGQLLRLPAPGAEFARSSTAGCSTGFGLLTQSEGSRGPPDRYVVAQLSRSRRGGADHPVVRRFLSETGEWDERRLAGPSVPASRDMRIDPNLEVVAFGDRLWWLDPTWAVCSVDPFSDQPEHRLVELPPASVLPDLIDLAGTPVLGRYRRLGVSEGKLRYVEVSNSRKPFVCSSFSLDEKGCCWTLEHKVAFNPVLPERCKVLEDHIPCIAAIDPFRANFLYLIYGHFLIVVDMAKGKSLGGQHLPERAGDQTLCPSGFLVPCMLPTWLESSYIPCAGTLSSKKTNSKRNSLAETLVRADRGQKN